From Humibacter ginsenosidimutans, a single genomic window includes:
- a CDS encoding helix-turn-helix domain-containing protein: MSELDRSYVGGIERGERNVGLDNIYRVAEALGVEPAELFADPGRGAADQSVADHPRAG; encoded by the coding sequence TTGTCCGAACTCGACCGCTCCTACGTCGGCGGGATCGAGCGCGGCGAACGCAATGTCGGTCTCGACAACATCTACCGGGTTGCCGAGGCGCTGGGAGTCGAACCTGCGGAGCTGTTCGCGGATCCTGGCCGGGGTGCGGCCGATCAGTCCGTCGCAGATCACCCGCGAGCCGGCTAG
- a CDS encoding DUF3060 domain-containing protein, with translation MPPRTQSLRRAASVLLVGGCLVGLAACSETVQPTDDPTVYTTGGHVRCSPGQSVELDGPSHHYVVGGECGAVHVRGNGVTVLVDRAVSLDVQGQSVTVTAQDRIGSAVLKGNGISVTSGSIGSVVITGQNNAITAPALGSVVVEGDRNVVTTKRKPSEYRVSGDQDTLTLQ, from the coding sequence ATGCCCCCGCGCACGCAATCGCTCCGCCGCGCCGCCTCCGTACTTCTTGTCGGGGGCTGTCTCGTCGGACTCGCCGCGTGCTCGGAGACCGTGCAGCCGACCGATGACCCGACGGTGTACACCACCGGCGGACACGTTCGGTGCAGCCCCGGTCAGTCCGTGGAGCTCGACGGTCCATCGCATCACTACGTCGTCGGCGGTGAATGCGGAGCAGTGCATGTTCGGGGCAACGGAGTGACCGTGCTGGTGGATCGAGCGGTCTCCCTCGATGTACAGGGTCAGTCCGTGACGGTGACCGCTCAGGATCGCATCGGTTCGGCTGTGCTCAAGGGCAACGGCATCTCCGTCACCTCCGGCTCGATCGGTTCCGTCGTGATCACGGGACAGAACAACGCGATCACGGCACCGGCACTCGGATCGGTCGTCGTAGAGGGCGACCGCAACGTGGTGACCACCAAGCGCAAGCCGAGCGAATACCGGGTCAGCGGTGACCAGGACACCCTCACGCTGCAATGA
- a CDS encoding J domain-containing protein codes for MTPDEAAAALGVARDASASDILTAYSAKAKEVGGSNAGDPDAEKAEVQMLSEARVTLMTHRQKTQGTQQRTAVAQRAAGKEPEFGERVAAPEPSGWPDDTPAKGKRRSVEEEQSRKVRSLQIGILGLVLAVSSWFWWLLMPLTLFGMGLSIWSLVRVRGYGSGMYTATRIIAWISLLLGAFGLLGNILLIVGAFKG; via the coding sequence ATGACACCTGACGAAGCCGCCGCCGCACTCGGCGTCGCGAGGGATGCCTCGGCCTCAGACATCCTCACCGCCTACTCCGCGAAAGCGAAGGAGGTCGGCGGTTCGAACGCCGGCGATCCCGACGCCGAAAAGGCCGAGGTTCAGATGCTGAGCGAGGCGCGCGTGACGCTGATGACCCATCGGCAGAAGACCCAAGGCACGCAGCAGCGCACGGCCGTCGCACAGCGGGCGGCAGGCAAGGAGCCCGAGTTCGGCGAACGGGTTGCGGCCCCCGAGCCCAGTGGATGGCCCGACGACACCCCCGCCAAAGGCAAGCGCCGCAGCGTCGAGGAAGAACAGTCCCGCAAGGTGCGCTCGCTTCAGATCGGGATCCTCGGGCTCGTGCTCGCGGTGTCGTCGTGGTTCTGGTGGCTCCTCATGCCGCTCACACTCTTCGGGATGGGCCTGAGCATCTGGTCGCTGGTGCGCGTGCGCGGCTACGGCAGCGGCATGTACACAGCAACCCGGATCATCGCCTGGATATCGCTGCTCTTGGGCGCGTTCGGGCTGCTGGGGAACATCCTGCTCATCGTCGGGGCGTTCAAGGGCTGA
- a CDS encoding Dps family protein, with the protein MSTTATTPKATTNPDVAAGTAQFLTPVVIELEALVVNGKQAHWNLRGANFIGVHELLDTLVEHAQEWADTAAERIVALGLPIDARIATVAANTKAPALSDGFVQSDKSIAEVINQIDVALDTVNTAVRELDELDQSSQDVAIEIARGLDKDRWLLFAHIAK; encoded by the coding sequence ATGAGCACCACAGCCACCACCCCGAAGGCCACCACGAACCCGGACGTCGCCGCAGGCACCGCACAGTTCCTCACCCCCGTCGTCATCGAGCTGGAAGCGCTGGTCGTCAACGGCAAGCAGGCGCACTGGAATCTGCGCGGCGCGAACTTCATCGGTGTGCACGAGCTGCTCGACACTCTCGTCGAGCACGCCCAGGAGTGGGCCGACACCGCAGCCGAGCGGATCGTCGCGCTCGGTCTTCCGATCGATGCCCGCATCGCGACGGTCGCCGCGAACACCAAGGCACCGGCGCTCAGTGACGGGTTCGTGCAGTCGGACAAGTCGATCGCCGAGGTCATCAACCAGATCGACGTGGCGCTGGACACCGTGAACACGGCGGTGCGCGAGCTCGACGAGCTCGACCAGAGCAGCCAGGATGTCGCCATCGAGATCGCACGCGGCCTCGACAAGGACCGTTGGCTGCTCTTCGCCCACATCGCGAAGTAG
- a CDS encoding Fpg/Nei family DNA glycosylase has protein sequence MPEGHSVHRIALQFRRNFVGKTVAVSSPQGRFAAEAALIDGQRMVDARAVGKQMFLEFENGLWLRVHLGIYGAWDFAGEITVDETIRSAGGRMGQTNQRGTVMETPLLDSRGEDSIASMGAPRRARLRMSESEKEDDTAFVFPPEPVGAVRARLLTDSAVADLRGPTACQVIDGETAASIVAGLGPDPQVDDGPEVEERVAEALTTKKTPIGLLLMDQSIVSGIGNVYRAELLYRARLNPHTPGNKVPLETARALWRDWSHLLEVGVRTGQMMTMDDLSPEDWAKAMASREDRHWVYKREGLPCRVCGTHITMELMAARKLYWCPYCQAQPWAAPRTDERGGAARPTRVRNAAQRRSRTVG, from the coding sequence ATGCCAGAGGGTCACTCCGTTCATCGCATCGCGCTGCAGTTCCGGCGCAACTTCGTCGGCAAGACCGTCGCCGTCAGCTCCCCCCAGGGCCGTTTCGCCGCCGAGGCCGCCCTCATCGACGGGCAGAGAATGGTGGATGCCCGTGCCGTCGGCAAGCAGATGTTCCTCGAGTTCGAGAACGGCCTGTGGTTGCGCGTGCACCTCGGCATCTACGGTGCGTGGGACTTCGCAGGCGAGATCACGGTGGACGAGACCATCCGCTCGGCCGGCGGCCGGATGGGCCAGACGAACCAGCGCGGCACCGTGATGGAAACCCCGCTGCTCGACTCCCGAGGCGAGGACTCGATCGCGAGCATGGGTGCGCCGCGGCGTGCGAGGCTGCGCATGTCCGAGTCGGAGAAGGAAGACGACACCGCGTTCGTGTTCCCGCCCGAGCCGGTCGGTGCCGTCCGCGCGAGATTGCTCACCGACAGCGCCGTGGCCGACCTGCGCGGGCCGACAGCGTGCCAGGTGATCGACGGTGAGACGGCGGCATCGATCGTGGCCGGGCTGGGTCCCGATCCGCAGGTGGACGACGGCCCTGAAGTCGAGGAACGGGTCGCCGAGGCGCTCACGACGAAGAAGACCCCCATCGGCCTGCTGCTCATGGACCAGTCGATCGTCAGCGGGATCGGCAACGTCTACCGTGCCGAGCTGCTGTACCGGGCGCGTCTGAATCCGCACACCCCCGGCAACAAGGTTCCACTGGAGACGGCGCGCGCATTGTGGCGGGACTGGTCGCACCTGCTCGAGGTGGGCGTGCGCACCGGCCAGATGATGACCATGGACGACCTCTCGCCCGAAGACTGGGCCAAGGCGATGGCCAGCCGCGAAGATCGGCACTGGGTCTACAAGCGCGAGGGGCTGCCGTGCCGGGTGTGCGGAACGCACATCACGATGGAGCTGATGGCGGCCCGCAAGCTCTATTGGTGCCCGTACTGCCAGGCCCAGCCGTGGGCAGCGCCGCGGACTGACGAGCGCGGCGGGGCCGCGCGGCCAACGCGGGTGAGGAACGCCGCGCAGCGCCGATCTCGCACCGTGGGTTGA
- a CDS encoding ribose-5-phosphate isomerase, which yields MRIHIATDHAGLEFSQTLKEHLSEAGHEVIDHGPQLFDPLDDYPAFCINAAKGVAADQEAGVQALGIVFGGSGNGEQIAANKVHGIRAALVWSESTALLARQHNDANVIAIGARQHTVDEAIAYIDTFIAEPFSFEERHVRRIAQLAEFEATGDIAGKNVDH from the coding sequence ATGCGCATCCACATCGCCACCGATCACGCAGGCCTCGAGTTCTCCCAGACGCTGAAGGAGCACCTGAGCGAGGCCGGGCACGAGGTGATCGATCACGGACCGCAGCTCTTCGATCCGCTCGATGACTACCCGGCGTTCTGCATCAACGCGGCCAAGGGCGTCGCCGCCGATCAGGAAGCGGGGGTTCAGGCGCTCGGCATCGTGTTCGGCGGGTCGGGCAACGGCGAGCAGATCGCCGCCAACAAGGTGCACGGCATCCGCGCGGCGCTGGTGTGGAGTGAGAGCACCGCGCTGCTCGCCAGACAGCACAACGACGCGAACGTGATCGCGATCGGCGCCCGCCAGCACACCGTCGACGAGGCGATCGCGTACATCGACACGTTCATCGCCGAGCCGTTCTCATTCGAGGAACGGCATGTTCGCCGTATCGCCCAGCTCGCGGAGTTCGAGGCGACGGGAGACATCGCCGGCAAGAACGTCGATCACTAG